One genomic segment of Aythya fuligula isolate bAytFul2 chromosome 5, bAytFul2.pri, whole genome shotgun sequence includes these proteins:
- the ZNF410 gene encoding zinc finger protein 410, protein MLSDELESKPELLVQFVQNTSIPLGQGLVESEPKDITCLSLLPVTETSECNRLMLPDDERDLTSPSHTNSSKDVSSSAVLRSLQVNVGPDGEETRAQNVQKPSELLSSSETSSLLQDLQPSDSTSFILLNLTRAGLGSPAEHLVFVQDEAEDSGNDFLSHDSTDSSTPWFLRVQELAHDSLIAATRAQLAKNAKASNNGENVHLCSGDGQPKDSSPIPHLSRVERKLKCTVEGCNRTFVWPAHFKYHLKTHRNDRSFTCPAEGCGKSFYVLQRLKVHMRTHNGEKPFVCTELGCGKQFTTAGNLKNHLRIHTGEKPFLCEAQGCGRSFAEYSSLRKHSVVHSGVKPHQCQICGKTFSQSGSRNVHMRKHHSRIGTAGSREREQPESLMGSSLLEESTVHSKNLISMNSQPSLGVESLHLPDTESIIGVEEGETSCSFFRPLICGD, encoded by the exons ATGTTATCGGATGAGTTAGAATCCAAACCAGAG CTGCTGGTTCAGTTTGTTCAGAATACTTCTATTCCACTGGGGCAAGGGCTGGTGGAATCGGAGCCAAAAGACATCACctgcctttctctccttcctgttACTGAGACCTCAGAATGCAACAGACTCATGTTGCCAG ATGATGAAAGAGATCTCACTTCTCCAAGTCACACTAATTCTTCCAAAGATGTTTCTTCATCTGCTGTCTTGAGGAGCCTGCAGGTAAATGTGGGTCCTGATGGAGAGGAAACAAGGGCACAGAATGTACAGAAACCATCTGAACTTCTGTCATCATCAGAGACTTCCAGTTTATTGCAAGACCTCCAGCCCAGTGACAGCACTTCATTTATTCTTCTCAACCTAACAAGAGCAG ggctgggctccccagcagagCACTTGGTATTTGTTCAAGATGAAGCAGAAGATTCTGGGAACGACTTTCTCTCTCATGATAGCACAGACAGCAGTACACCGTGGTTCCTACGAGTGCAAGAATTGGCCCATGACAGTTTAATTGCTGCCACTCGGGCACAGCTCGCTAAGAATGCCAAAGCAAGCAATAATG GTGAAAATGTTCATCTTTGCTCAGGAGATGGGCAACCAAAAGACTCTAGCCCCATTCCTCATTTATCTCGTGTGGAAAGGAAGCTGAAGTGCACAGTTGAAGGCTGCAATCGGACATTTGTATGGCCAGCTCACTTCAAATATCATCTGAAAACACACCG GAATGACCGCTCCTTCACCTGCCCAGCAGAAGGCTGTGGAAAAAGTTTTTATGTCTTGCAGAGGCTGAAGGTGCACATGAGAACTCACAATGGTGAAAAACCCTTTGTGTGCAcggagctgggctgtgggaaaCAATTCACAACAGCTGGAAATCTGAAGAACCACCTGCGAATTCACACCG GGGAAAAGCCCTTTCTGTGTGAGGCACAGGGATGTGGTCGCTCCTTTGCTGAGTACTCCAGCCTTCGGAAACATTCGGTTGTCCACTCAG GAGTGAAGCCCCATCAGTGCCAAATTTGTGGAAAGACATTTTCCCAGAGTGGCAGCAGAAATGTGCATATGAGGAAACACCACTCCAGAATTGgaacagctggcagcagggagcgaGAACAGCCAG AGTCACTGATGGGCAGCAGTTTGCTGGAAGAATCTACAGTGCATAGTAAGAATCTCATCTCCATGAACTCTCAGCCCAGCCTTGGTGTTGAGTCCCTGCATCTGCCAGACACAGAGTCTATTATTGGAGTGGAGGAGGGTGAGACCAGCTGCTCTTTCTTCCGCCCTCTTATATGTGGTGACTGA
- the COQ6 gene encoding ubiquinone biosynthesis monooxygenase COQ6, mitochondrial, with protein MAAACGRALLAPLGRRRAPLRSFTAPPPPPPHPPPPPPHGPAAPLYDVVVSGGGMVGSAMAAALGHDIHFHDKKIALLEASPRKEYGQLPEKFSNRVSSISPGSATLLSSFGAWDHVCSLRFKPFRRMQVWDACSEAIIVFEKDDLDDMGYIVENDVIMSALTKQLDAVADRVEVFYGSRAVGYTWPLPSHSCDTSPWVQIELADGRRLQTKLLIGADGHNSVVRKEAEIQNIEHRYDQSAVVATLHLSEATENNVAWQRFLPTGPIALLPLSDTASSLVWSTSHEHASELLTMDEESFVDSINSAFWSNVNHTDFIDTAGAMFRSAISFLKPSGTAVRQLPPSVAKVDPESRAMFPLGMGHATEYVQHRVALIGDAAHRVHPLAGQGVNLGFGDIACLTHHLSAAAFNGQDLGSLKHLLKFETERQRHNVSLIAAIDILKRLYSTSLAPLVLLRTWGLQATNALPPIKEQIMAFASK; from the exons ATGGCGGCGGCCTGCGGCAGGGCCCTGCTGGCTCCGCTCGGCCGGCGGcgggccccgctccgctccttcaccgctcctcctcctcctcctcctcaccctcctcctcctcctcctcacggccccgccgcgccgctcTACGACGTGGTGGTGTCGGGCGGGGGCATGGTGGGCAGCGCCATGGCCGCCGCGCTGG GGCATGATATACACTTCCATGACAAGAAAATCGCTTTGCTGGAGGCCAGTCCTAGGAAAGAATATGGTCAGTTGCCAGAGAAGTTCAGTAACAGGGTCAGTTCCATCTCCCCAGGGTCAGCGACCCTCCTAAGCA GTTTTGGTGCCTGGGATCATGTCTGCAGCCTGAGATTCAAACCGTTCCGGAGAATGCAG gtaTGGGATGCTTGTTCAGAGGCCATCATTGTTTTTGAGAAAGATGACTTAGATGACATGGGTTACATAGTGGAGAATGACGTCATTATGTCTGCTCTCACAAAACAGTTAGATGCAGTAGCAG ACCGGGTGGAGGTTTTCTACGGGAGCAGAGCAGTCGGGTATACCTGGCCCCTTCCCTCTCACAGCTGTGACACAAGCCCTTGGGTCCAAATTGAGTTAGCTGATGGACGCAGACTTCAGACCAAATTGCTG ATTGGTGCAGATGGCCATAACTCTGTAGTCCGGAAGGAGGCTGAAATTCAGAACATCGAGCATCGGTATGACCAGTCAGCGGTGGTGGCAACTCTTCATTTGTCTGAG GCCACAGAAAATAACGTAGCGTGGCAGAGGTTCCTTCCCACAGGGCCGATTGCGCTTCTTCCG CTGTCTGACACTGCCAGCTCTCTGGTTTGGTCTACATCTCATGAACATGCATCAGAACTTCTCACTATGGATGAGGAAAGTTTTGTGGATAGCATCAACTCTGCCTTT TGGAGCAACGTAAACCACACTGATTTCATCGACACTGCTGGGGCCATGTTTCGGTCTGCTATTTCGTTCCTGAAACCCTCGGGGACTGCAGTCCGTCAGCTGCCCCCAAGCGTCGCTAAAGTAGACCCAGAGAGCCGAGCCATGTTCCCCCTTGGAATGGGGCATGCAACAGAGTATGTCCAGCACCGCGTGGCTCTCATTGG GGATGCAGCACACAGAGTCCACCCACTTGCAGGACAAGGCGTAAACCTGGGCTTTGGTGATATTGCGTGCTTAACTCATCACCTCAGTGCAGCAGCCTTCAACGGGCAAGATCTGG GATCCTTAAAGCATCTCTTAAAGTTTGAGACAGAACGGCAGAGGCACAATGTCTCCTTGATAGCTGCTATTGATATATTGAAGAGGCTTTACTCCACGAGCCTGGCTCCCTTGGTGTTGCTGAGGACATGGGGATTGCAAGCAACAAATGCCCTGCCTCCTATCAAA GAGCAAATCATGGCTTTTGCCAGCAAGTga
- the FAM161B gene encoding protein FAM161B — MAGPQGAGRAAAAGSHASGNKRQSRSLIDLTSDSAWDQQKPPLFPKSCLRPKSASSPWIPSITIPQPFKMTLREARKKSQLMKSYLFLELDKPRDKRQSQDEAECQKQFRAQPVPAHVFLPLYQEIMEQNEIRRQIATQKRKELLLSTQRPFSFLEKEEKKKEAIRQKFLAAATSSESSKPKQASRKVPKSTYDPVLGDKLKEAELYREIRIQMRAKDLLESSVAPIDTSNCRRKPQSRTATKTKQEKLGFLQDKSFSFTPRINPTIPDFEELYWAFQREAVRRQEVKEATRNKPFKLRTSNLRSRQRQANERIKDSHQLSKVSMQKSRSLTALSSLSSNTLPVHITDATRKRESAIRCSQESKTEGDKEGIYWLEEQKKKCQAIRKSVNSRAKALDPHRSLDETLKEKLKQNWQNMRERTKEYRKELEEMQLRVKNRPYLFEQVTKHDARQGAERRYRHTLQHVGLSEEFVRKKGEDATDLLEEESDIHRVPQPQSEKNDCTVQEGEPHEEQRGEKKAT; from the exons ATGGCGGGGCCGCAGGGCgcgggccgggcggcggcggcgggcag TCATGCATCTGGTAACAAAAGACAGTCCAGGTCTTTGATTGACCTCACCTCGGACAGTGCCTGGGATCAGCAAAAACCTCCCTTGTTTCCTAAATCCTGCCTGAGGCCAAAAAGCGCTTCATCTCCCTGGATTCCCTCCATCACCATCCCTCAGCCCTTCAAAATGACGCTGCGGGAAGCTCGCAAAAAGTCCCAGCTGATGAAGTCGTACCTGTTTCTTGAACTAGACAAACCAAGAGACAAAAGGCAAAGCCAGGATGAAGCTGAATGTCAGAAACAATTCCGGGCACAGCCTGTACCTGCCCACGTGTTTCTACCCCTTTATCAGGAAATAATGGAACAGAATGAGATTCGCAGGCAAATAGCAAcgcagaaaagaaaggagctgctgctttccactCAGCGGCCCTTCAGTTTcctggagaaggaggagaaaaagaaagaagctatCAGACAGAAGTTCCTGGCTGCAGCAACCTCAAGTGAGAGCTCCAAACCGAAGCAAGCCAGTCGAAAAGTTCCTAAATCCACTTATGACCCAGTTCTTGGAGATAAACTCAAAG AAGCTGAACTCTACAGAGAAATCCGCATTCAGATGAGAGCCAAGGATTTGCTTGAGAGCTCTGTAGCTCCTATAGATACCAGCAACTGTCGGAGGAAGCCTCAGTCCCGAACTGCCACTAAAACTAAGCAGGAAAAACTTGGCTTCTTGCAGGACAAAAGCTTCAGCTTCACACCAAGGATTAATCCAACAATACCAGATTTTGAAGAACTTTACTGGGCATTTCAGAGGGAAGCAGTAAGAAGGCAAGAAGTCAAAGAGGCAACTCGTAATAAGCCGTTCAAGCTACGAACCTCCAATCTCCGtagcaggcagaggcaggctaATGAAAGGATAAAG GATTCTCATCAACTTTCCAAAGTTTCAATGCAAAAAAGTCGTTCTTTGACTGcactttcctctctctcttccaaCACCCTTCCAGTGCATATTACAGATGCAACAAGAAAAAGGGAATCTGCTATTAG ATGCTCCCAAGAAAGCAAAACGGAAGGAGACAAAGAAGGAATTTATTggctggaagaacagaaaaagaaatgtcaggCTATCCGTAAGTCAGTGAACAGCCGAGCAAAAGCCCTGGATCCGCATAGAAGTCTGGATGAAACACTCAAGGAGAAGTTGAAACAGAACTG gcAAAATAtgagagagagaacaaaggAATACAGAAAGGAGCTGGAAGAAATGCAGCTGCGAGTCAAGAACAGACCATACCTCTTTGAACAGGTCACCAAG CATGATGCCCGTCAAGGAGCAGAGCGTCGCTACAGACACACCCTCCAGCATGTTGGGCTAAGTGAAgaatttgtaaggaaaaaaggagaagatgCTACTGACTTGCTGGAAGAAGAATCTGACATTCACAG AGTGCCTCAGCCTCAGAGTGAAAAGAACGACTGCACTGTACAGGAAGGAGAACCTCATGAAGaacagagaggagagaaaaaggcaaCGTAA